In Synechococcus sp. CB0101, a genomic segment contains:
- a CDS encoding L,D-transpeptidase, whose translation MVELIAAIVVDLSDQKLYVYNPQQELVRTVLVSTGKATTPTPMGNGQVYTKHRSVTMRGRTYVVPNVPYTMCITENELICLHGAPWQEAAGQRFGVARSSGCIRIPSPHARWLFENTPIGTPVTIQA comes from the coding sequence ATGGTGGAACTGATCGCCGCAATCGTGGTCGACCTCTCCGACCAGAAGCTCTACGTCTACAACCCCCAGCAGGAGCTGGTGCGCACGGTGCTGGTGAGCACCGGGAAAGCCACCACGCCCACACCGATGGGCAATGGCCAGGTGTACACGAAGCACCGCAGCGTCACCATGCGCGGCCGCACCTATGTGGTGCCCAACGTGCCTTACACGATGTGCATTACCGAAAACGAACTGATCTGCCTGCATGGCGCTCCCTGGCAGGAAGCGGCCGGGCAGCGCTTTGGTGTCGCCCGCAGCAGTGGCTGCATCCGGATCCCCAGCCCCCACGCCCGCTGGCTGTTCGAGAACACCCCCATCGGCACCCCGGTCACGATCCAGGCCTGA
- a CDS encoding DUF3119 family protein, with amino-acid sequence MTGSEAPLPDPSQGVILAPSPWLPLAVVALGLPCLLINLWLALVVSLFGLFLLIQSQILRLQFSADALLVWRGSTVLRRFPYSEWLNWIVFWPALPVLFYFREQRSIHFLPVLFDATTLREQLNHHVSAQP; translated from the coding sequence ATGACCGGTTCTGAAGCGCCCCTGCCCGATCCCAGCCAGGGGGTGATCCTGGCGCCAAGCCCCTGGCTGCCCCTGGCGGTGGTGGCCTTGGGGCTGCCCTGCCTGCTGATCAACCTCTGGCTGGCGCTGGTGGTGAGCCTGTTCGGGCTGTTTCTGCTGATTCAGAGCCAGATTCTGCGGTTGCAATTCAGTGCCGATGCCCTGCTGGTGTGGCGCGGCAGCACGGTGCTGCGCCGCTTCCCCTACAGCGAATGGCTCAACTGGATCGTGTTCTGGCCTGCGCTGCCGGTGCTGTTTTATTTCCGTGAACAGCGCAGCATCCACTTTTTGCCGGTGCTGTTTGATGCCACCACCCTGCGCGAGCAGCTCAACCATCACGTGAGCGCCCAGCCATGA
- the plsY gene encoding glycerol-3-phosphate 1-O-acyltransferase PlsY yields the protein MTALLQTPLFCLLAGYLLGSIPSGYLAGRWLKGVDIRSLGSGSTGATNVLRQFGKAPALVVFLVDVLKGTAAVLLAKALLQPLGITAESDWWVVAAGLAALAGHIWPVWLGWRGGKAVATGLGMLLGLTWPVGLACFGVFMAVITISRIVSLSSVIAALSLPLLMLGSFASSGTGLRPAYLALALVAMVLVLWRHRSNIERLLAGTEPRIGQKS from the coding sequence GTGACCGCACTCCTGCAAACCCCGCTGTTCTGCCTGCTGGCGGGCTATCTGCTCGGGTCGATCCCCAGCGGCTACCTGGCCGGCCGCTGGCTCAAGGGCGTGGACATCCGCAGCCTGGGCTCCGGCTCCACCGGCGCCACCAACGTGCTCCGGCAGTTCGGCAAGGCCCCGGCCCTGGTGGTGTTTCTGGTGGATGTGCTGAAGGGCACGGCTGCAGTGCTGCTGGCCAAAGCCCTGCTGCAGCCGCTCGGCATCACCGCTGAAAGCGACTGGTGGGTGGTGGCTGCCGGGTTGGCCGCACTAGCCGGGCACATCTGGCCGGTGTGGCTGGGCTGGCGCGGCGGCAAGGCGGTGGCCACGGGCCTGGGCATGCTGCTGGGCCTCACCTGGCCGGTGGGTCTGGCCTGCTTCGGCGTGTTCATGGCCGTGATCACGATCTCAAGGATCGTGTCGCTCTCCAGCGTGATCGCCGCGCTGAGCCTGCCGCTGCTGATGCTCGGCTCCTTTGCCAGCTCTGGCACCGGCCTCAGACCCGCCTATCTGGCTCTGGCGCTGGTGGCAATGGTGCTCGTGCTCTGGCGCCATCGCAGCAACATCGAGCGCCTGCTGGCCGGCACTGAACCGCGCATTGGCCAAAAGAGCTGA
- the dusB gene encoding tRNA dihydrouridine synthase DusB gives MITALPPLQLAGRGTARQLRCRVLQSPLAGVSDRIFRGLVRRWAPDALLFTEMVNATSLELGHGLIKVEELASEPGPIGVQLFDHRPAAMADAARRAEAAGAFLIDINMGCPVKKIAKKGGGSGLIRDPSLAARIVEAVAAAVAIPVTVKTRLGWCGSSLDPVGWCRELEDAGAQLLTLHGRTREQGFKGQADWDAIAAVKQALQIPVIANGDVNSADDALRCLAHTGADGVMVGRGAMGAPWLVGQIDAALSGRPVPPSPGALERIQLASEQLQALVAARGDHGLLIARKHMSWTCTGFSGAPQLRHALMRAPTPADALALLHHAATQLG, from the coding sequence ATGATCACCGCCCTACCTCCTCTCCAGCTCGCTGGCCGCGGCACCGCCCGCCAGCTGCGCTGCCGCGTGCTGCAGTCGCCCCTGGCGGGGGTGAGCGATCGCATCTTCCGGGGCCTGGTGCGGCGCTGGGCACCGGATGCGCTGCTGTTCACCGAAATGGTGAATGCCACCAGCCTCGAGCTGGGCCATGGCCTGATCAAGGTGGAGGAGCTGGCCAGCGAGCCCGGCCCGATCGGCGTGCAGCTGTTTGATCACCGCCCGGCCGCCATGGCCGATGCGGCCCGCCGCGCCGAGGCCGCCGGCGCCTTCCTGATCGACATCAACATGGGCTGCCCGGTGAAGAAGATCGCCAAAAAGGGTGGCGGCAGCGGCCTGATCCGCGACCCCAGCCTGGCGGCCCGGATCGTGGAAGCCGTGGCCGCAGCCGTGGCCATTCCCGTGACGGTGAAAACACGCCTGGGCTGGTGCGGCAGCAGCCTCGATCCAGTGGGCTGGTGCCGCGAGCTCGAGGATGCTGGCGCCCAGCTGCTCACCCTGCACGGCCGCACGCGCGAGCAGGGCTTCAAGGGCCAGGCCGATTGGGATGCGATCGCCGCCGTGAAGCAGGCGCTGCAGATCCCCGTGATCGCCAACGGCGATGTGAACTCCGCCGACGACGCCCTGCGCTGCCTGGCCCACACCGGCGCCGATGGCGTGATGGTGGGCCGCGGCGCGATGGGCGCCCCCTGGCTGGTGGGCCAGATCGACGCCGCCCTCAGCGGCCGGCCCGTACCGCCCAGCCCCGGCGCCCTCGAGCGGATCCAGCTGGCCAGCGAGCAACTGCAGGCGCTGGTGGCTGCCCGCGGCGACCACGGCCTGCTGATCGCTCGCAAACACATGAGCTGGACCTGCACCGGCTTCAGCGGAGCGCCGCAGCTTCGCCACGCCCTGATGCGCGCTCCCACCCCCGCAGACGCCCTAGCGTTGCTCCATCACGCCGCGACCCAGCTGGGATGA
- a CDS encoding cell division protein SepF, with translation MSLLSRLRAVVSGDDYLDGYDDELDYDHGDVPETSSTTSPGALALTSDFDSVDPFAGSNVIGMPGISSSAAEVTLMEPRSFDEMPRAIQALRERKTVILNLTMMEPDQAQRAVDFVAGGTFAIDGHQERVGESIFLFAPSCVTVTTAASEEPSASTVVSREVSQEPEAAPAPAWGRETYGASVG, from the coding sequence GTGTCGTTGCTCTCCCGCCTGCGTGCAGTTGTCTCCGGTGACGACTACCTCGACGGCTACGACGACGAGCTCGATTACGACCACGGCGATGTGCCGGAAACCAGCAGCACCACCAGCCCCGGCGCTCTGGCTCTCACCAGCGATTTCGACAGCGTTGATCCCTTTGCCGGCAGCAATGTGATCGGCATGCCGGGCATCTCCTCCTCAGCGGCGGAAGTGACCCTGATGGAGCCCCGCAGCTTCGACGAGATGCCCCGCGCCATCCAGGCCCTGCGCGAGCGCAAGACCGTGATCCTCAACCTCACGATGATGGAGCCGGATCAGGCCCAGCGTGCCGTGGATTTCGTGGCCGGTGGCACCTTCGCCATCGACGGCCATCAAGAGCGTGTGGGCGAAAGCATCTTCCTGTTCGCTCCCAGCTGCGTCACCGTGACCACCGCTGCCAGCGAAGAGCCCTCTGCCTCCACCGTGGTGTCGCGTGAGGTGAGCCAGGAGCCTGAGGCGGCGCCCGCTCCCGCCTGGGGCCGCGAAACCTACGGCGCTAGCGTCGGCTGA
- the der gene encoding ribosome biogenesis GTPase Der — protein sequence MALPVVAIIGRPNVGKSTLVNRLCKSREAIVHDEPGVTRDRTYQDGYWRDRHFKVVDTGGLVFDDDSEFLPEIREQANLALSEASVAVVIADGQQGLTAADESIAEWLRGHNVPVLLAVNKCESPEAGLSMAAEFWSLGLGEPYPISAIHGAGTGDLLDKLVDHLPPTEELTGEEPIQLAIIGRPNVGKSSLLNAICGEKRAIVSPIRGTTRDTIDTTIEREGHTWKILDTAGIRRKRSVNYGPEFFGINRSFKAIERSDVCVLVIDVLDGVTEQDQRLAGRIEEDGRACVVVVNKWDAIEKDSHTMPAMEKELRAKLYFLDWAPMLFTSALSGQRVQSIFAIAAVAVEQHRRRVSTSVVNEVLQEAVSWRSPPTSRGGRQGRIYYGTQVATRPPSFTLFVNDPKLFGDTYRRYVERQIREGLGFEGSPLKLFWRGKQQRDAERDLAKQQARGR from the coding sequence TTGGCTCTGCCGGTCGTTGCCATCATTGGCCGCCCCAACGTGGGCAAATCCACCCTGGTGAATCGTCTCTGTAAGAGCCGTGAGGCGATCGTGCACGACGAGCCCGGCGTAACCCGGGACCGCACCTATCAAGACGGCTACTGGCGTGATCGCCACTTCAAGGTTGTCGACACCGGTGGCCTGGTGTTCGACGACGACAGCGAGTTCCTGCCCGAAATCCGCGAGCAGGCCAACTTGGCCCTCTCGGAGGCCTCCGTGGCGGTGGTGATCGCCGATGGCCAGCAGGGGCTCACCGCCGCTGATGAATCCATCGCCGAATGGTTGCGCGGCCACAACGTGCCAGTGCTGCTGGCGGTGAATAAGTGCGAATCGCCGGAGGCGGGCCTGTCGATGGCCGCCGAGTTCTGGAGCCTTGGCCTGGGTGAGCCCTATCCGATTTCGGCGATCCATGGCGCCGGTACCGGTGATTTGCTCGACAAGCTGGTGGATCACCTGCCTCCCACCGAGGAACTCACCGGTGAGGAGCCCATTCAGCTGGCGATCATTGGCCGCCCCAACGTGGGTAAATCCAGCTTGCTCAATGCGATCTGCGGCGAGAAGCGGGCGATCGTGAGCCCGATTCGTGGCACCACCCGCGACACGATTGACACCACGATCGAGCGCGAGGGCCATACCTGGAAAATCCTCGACACCGCCGGCATTCGCCGCAAGCGTTCGGTGAACTACGGCCCTGAATTTTTCGGGATCAATCGCAGCTTTAAGGCGATTGAGCGCTCCGATGTGTGCGTGCTCGTGATCGATGTGCTCGATGGCGTGACCGAGCAGGATCAGCGCCTCGCAGGCCGCATTGAAGAAGACGGCCGCGCCTGCGTGGTGGTGGTGAACAAATGGGATGCCATTGAAAAGGACTCCCACACCATGCCGGCGATGGAAAAGGAGCTGCGCGCCAAGCTCTATTTCCTCGATTGGGCGCCGATGTTGTTCACCTCGGCCTTGAGCGGCCAACGGGTGCAGAGCATCTTTGCGATTGCGGCCGTGGCGGTGGAGCAGCACCGCCGCCGGGTGAGCACCTCGGTGGTGAACGAAGTTCTCCAGGAGGCCGTGAGCTGGCGTTCTCCCCCCACCAGCCGCGGCGGCCGTCAGGGCCGCATTTACTACGGCACCCAGGTGGCCACGCGTCCGCCGAGCTTCACCCTGTTCGTGAACGACCCGAAGCTGTTCGGCGACACCTACCGTCGCTACGTGGAACGGCAGATCCGTGAAGGCTTGGGCTTTGAAGGTTCACCGCTCAAGCTGTTCTGGCGCGGCAAGCAGCAACGCGATGCCGAGCGCGATCTGGCCAAACAGCAGGCTCGCGGCCGCTGA
- a CDS encoding DUF1823 family protein yields MPPAEAATAPVPFPLSRALLEAVLADRTSDRFVCELIWPRLGYEPNGSGRWSAGPATEAGWRESFPIEPQFIAERPPSVALTRSIPKEHKQLLKEQLGFGGYRIGQLYPRRTRRATAVNWLLAHLAQRGEPLPESGPLPELREQPADPVAGHPGDLPIS; encoded by the coding sequence ATGCCCCCCGCCGAAGCCGCCACCGCTCCTGTGCCCTTCCCCCTAAGCCGGGCGCTGCTGGAAGCGGTGCTGGCCGATCGCACCAGCGACCGCTTCGTGTGTGAACTGATCTGGCCGCGCCTGGGTTATGAGCCAAACGGCTCCGGCCGCTGGAGCGCGGGCCCGGCTACGGAAGCCGGCTGGCGGGAGTCGTTTCCGATCGAACCACAATTCATTGCCGAACGGCCGCCCTCGGTGGCGCTCACGCGCTCCATCCCGAAAGAGCACAAGCAGTTACTCAAGGAGCAGCTTGGCTTCGGCGGGTATCGCATCGGCCAGCTCTACCCGCGCCGCACGCGCCGGGCCACCGCCGTGAATTGGCTGCTGGCGCACCTGGCCCAGCGGGGTGAGCCGTTGCCGGAGAGCGGTCCGCTGCCGGAGCTGCGGGAGCAGCCCGCCGATCCGGTGGCGGGCCACCCGGGCGATTTGCCCATCAGTTGA
- a CDS encoding YggS family pyridoxal phosphate-dependent enzyme, which yields MVPESAAERLAAIRAQLPASTQLLAVSKGHPAAAIRELAGLGQRSFGESRLQEAAPKQDELADLPGLDWHFIGRLQANKVRPVLQRFAWLHSVDSLPLAERVARIAQEEGVSPKVLLQVKLRPDPAKGGFEPEALRQAWPQLQALPALQLVGLMTMAPLGLDAAERQSLFHDCAALARELGLEQLSMGMSGDWREAAAAGSSWVRIGSALFGPKPLSAPAWDAI from the coding sequence GTGGTGCCTGAGTCCGCCGCCGAGCGATTGGCCGCGATCCGCGCCCAGCTGCCGGCCTCCACCCAGTTGCTGGCTGTGAGCAAGGGCCACCCGGCCGCCGCCATCCGCGAGTTGGCCGGCTTGGGGCAACGCAGCTTCGGCGAGAGCCGTCTTCAGGAAGCTGCCCCCAAGCAAGATGAGTTGGCGGACCTGCCGGGGCTCGATTGGCATTTCATCGGTCGATTGCAGGCCAACAAGGTGCGGCCAGTGCTGCAGCGCTTTGCCTGGTTGCATTCGGTGGATTCCCTGCCCCTGGCCGAGCGAGTGGCTCGGATCGCGCAGGAGGAGGGCGTCAGCCCGAAGGTGCTGCTGCAGGTGAAGCTGCGCCCGGATCCGGCCAAGGGTGGTTTCGAGCCCGAAGCGCTGCGCCAGGCCTGGCCTCAGCTGCAGGCATTGCCCGCGCTGCAGCTGGTGGGCTTGATGACGATGGCGCCCCTGGGGCTGGATGCAGCCGAGCGCCAGAGCCTGTTTCACGACTGCGCTGCCTTGGCCCGGGAGCTGGGGCTGGAGCAGCTGTCGATGGGCATGAGCGGCGATTGGCGTGAGGCCGCAGCGGCTGGTAGCAGCTGGGTTCGTATCGGCTCGGCCCTCTTCGGCCCGAAACCCTTGTCAGCGCCGGCGTGGGACGCTATCTAG
- a CDS encoding glycosyltransferase, which yields MTAELWLPWLALLWPLWLSRRPEARCPLWMRRSLLMLLGLLSLSYLHWRVTDSLNLSSALAAALSVLLLLAEGWLLLSGLLPLLLAWRRFSDGRPEADAAQAQWQASSWRPTVDVLIPTCGEPLPVLERCLRACSQLSYPHKQLWVLDDGGRAEVAELAAHYGAGYQHRPQRSHAKAGNLNAGLPLGSGELVAVFDADFVPQQHFLERTIGLLLDPQVALVQTPQHFFNADPVMRNLAMEAWLLPDEESFYRWIEPVRSGWDAVVCAGTSFLVRRAALEDVGGFVEQAISEDLVTGMVLASRGWKLRYLGEKLSAGLAAETMLDFVRQRQRWASGTLQALRLRQGPLRLRGLRWGQRLAYLEGALHWFNTVPRLLLLLMPLCIGLLGISPIRLTTTAVLGLLAPLWIALLLSTGWLNRGSRHALLADLPGWALAVPLAATVLASLWGRVQPFRITPKHREQGQGGIAPVLALPLLVLLGLNGLNLFWILRSLASNGSSSAGAWLGFLWGSLTLLGLLVALRACHDPAAGDPTPWLALALPATLHARDPQGQLHHCLAPIEALSERGAWLRSPTDLGEGWSLECLQIHALNGMELPLEPHQSLPTGNRLLLWSTREAAKPARERFIQWLYSRPQGWPERQAPPEWRALGALLARLIRPTPVPRLSLVPQQLEHPPARGKRGSESRSGKSPASAS from the coding sequence ATGACTGCGGAGCTGTGGCTCCCCTGGCTGGCCCTGCTGTGGCCCCTGTGGCTGAGCCGCCGGCCTGAGGCCCGTTGCCCGCTGTGGATGCGGCGCAGCCTGCTGATGCTGCTCGGGCTGCTCAGCCTGAGCTATCTGCACTGGCGCGTCACAGACAGTCTCAACCTGAGCTCTGCGCTGGCCGCGGCCCTGAGCGTGCTGTTGCTGCTGGCCGAGGGCTGGCTGCTGCTCAGCGGGCTGTTGCCGTTGCTGCTCGCTTGGCGGCGTTTCAGCGATGGCCGCCCTGAAGCAGATGCGGCCCAGGCCCAGTGGCAGGCCAGCAGCTGGCGGCCCACGGTGGACGTGCTGATCCCCACCTGCGGCGAACCCCTGCCGGTGTTGGAGCGCTGCCTGCGGGCCTGCAGCCAGCTGAGCTATCCGCACAAGCAGCTGTGGGTGCTTGATGACGGCGGCCGCGCCGAGGTGGCTGAACTGGCCGCCCACTACGGCGCCGGCTACCAGCACCGGCCGCAGCGGAGCCACGCCAAGGCCGGCAACCTCAACGCCGGGCTGCCGCTGGGCAGCGGCGAGCTGGTGGCGGTGTTCGACGCTGATTTCGTGCCCCAACAGCACTTTCTCGAGCGCACGATCGGCCTGTTGCTCGATCCGCAGGTGGCGCTGGTGCAAACCCCCCAGCACTTCTTCAATGCCGATCCGGTGATGCGCAACCTGGCCATGGAGGCCTGGCTGCTGCCGGATGAGGAGAGCTTCTACCGCTGGATCGAGCCGGTGCGCAGCGGCTGGGATGCGGTGGTGTGCGCCGGCACCAGCTTCCTGGTGCGCCGCGCCGCCCTGGAAGACGTGGGCGGCTTCGTGGAGCAGGCCATCTCGGAAGACCTAGTCACCGGCATGGTGCTCGCCTCCCGGGGCTGGAAGCTTCGCTACCTCGGCGAAAAGCTGAGCGCCGGCCTGGCCGCGGAAACCATGCTGGATTTCGTGCGCCAGCGGCAGCGCTGGGCCTCCGGCACCCTGCAGGCCCTGCGGCTGCGGCAAGGCCCGCTGCGGCTGCGGGGGCTGCGCTGGGGCCAGCGCCTGGCCTATCTGGAAGGGGCGCTGCACTGGTTCAACACCGTGCCGAGGCTGCTGTTGCTGCTGATGCCCCTGTGCATCGGGCTGCTGGGGATCTCGCCGATCCGGCTCACCACCACAGCGGTGCTCGGCCTCCTGGCGCCCCTGTGGATCGCCCTGCTGCTCAGCACCGGCTGGCTCAACCGCGGCAGCCGCCATGCCCTGCTGGCGGATTTGCCGGGCTGGGCCCTGGCCGTGCCCCTGGCCGCCACGGTGCTTGCCAGCCTCTGGGGCCGGGTGCAGCCGTTTCGGATCACCCCCAAACACCGCGAACAAGGCCAGGGAGGCATCGCGCCGGTGCTGGCGTTACCGCTGCTGGTGCTGCTGGGCCTCAATGGCCTCAACCTGTTCTGGATCCTGCGTTCTCTGGCCTCAAACGGCAGCAGCAGCGCCGGCGCCTGGCTGGGATTCCTCTGGGGCAGCCTCACCCTGCTGGGTTTGCTGGTGGCCCTGCGGGCCTGCCACGACCCTGCCGCCGGCGACCCCACCCCCTGGCTGGCACTCGCCCTGCCGGCCACGCTTCATGCACGGGATCCCCAGGGCCAGCTGCATCACTGTTTGGCCCCGATCGAAGCCCTGAGCGAACGGGGCGCATGGCTGCGCAGCCCAACCGATCTCGGCGAGGGCTGGAGCCTCGAGTGCCTGCAGATCCACGCCCTCAACGGCATGGAGCTGCCGCTTGAACCGCACCAGTCGCTGCCAACGGGGAACCGCCTGCTGCTGTGGAGCACCCGCGAGGCCGCCAAGCCGGCGCGCGAGCGCTTCATCCAGTGGCTCTACAGCCGCCCCCAGGGCTGGCCCGAGCGGCAGGCACCACCGGAATGGCGCGCTCTGGGAGCGTTGCTGGCCCGGCTGATCAGGCCAACTCCGGTGCCCCGCTTGAGCCTGGTGCCGCAGCAGCTGGAGCATCCGCCGGCTCGGGGCAAACGCGGTTCTGAAAGTCGCAGCGGTAAATCGCCGGCTTCTGCCAGCTGA
- a CDS encoding CbiQ family ECF transporter T component: protein MDWLRQIPIGQYVDGTGSWLRDLDPRLKLAWTVAFLLTPILAGPWWRLALVGLLLLVTACSGLSWRIWRRTLPLLLVLSLLVGLLATLLPAGGAAAVPQNRPPQEIRLAPADQGMRWELLRWGPVQLGPVPLGPLVITRRSAALGLNSATLLFTVIHSANLLLLTTPPEALVWGLSWCIAPLARLGVPVERLGFTLLLSLRFLPLVQEEFQNLLRSVATRSVNLRQLGLQGSLALVLALGERLLANVLLRAEQGAEALMAKGGRWIAPAQLLRDPLPKPALQWFAALGLVLLLGLRWRYGDV from the coding sequence ATGGATTGGTTACGGCAAATCCCCATCGGCCAATACGTCGATGGCACCGGCAGCTGGCTGCGTGATCTTGATCCGCGGCTGAAGCTCGCCTGGACCGTGGCCTTCCTGCTCACGCCGATCCTGGCGGGTCCTTGGTGGCGGCTGGCCCTGGTGGGTCTGTTGCTGCTGGTCACCGCCTGTAGCGGCCTGTCCTGGCGGATCTGGCGCCGCACCCTGCCGTTGCTGCTGGTGTTGTCGCTGCTGGTGGGACTGCTCGCCACGCTTCTGCCCGCTGGTGGTGCCGCTGCGGTGCCCCAGAACCGGCCGCCGCAGGAGATCCGGCTGGCCCCTGCTGATCAGGGGATGCGCTGGGAGTTGTTGCGGTGGGGGCCGGTGCAACTGGGGCCCGTTCCCCTTGGCCCCCTGGTGATCACACGCCGCTCCGCGGCCTTGGGGCTCAACAGCGCCACGTTGCTGTTCACCGTGATTCACAGCGCCAATCTGCTCTTGCTCACCACGCCGCCGGAAGCGTTGGTGTGGGGCTTGAGCTGGTGCATCGCACCCCTGGCGCGGCTGGGGGTGCCGGTGGAGCGCTTGGGGTTCACCTTGCTGCTGTCGCTGCGCTTTCTGCCGCTGGTCCAGGAGGAATTTCAGAACCTGCTGCGCTCGGTGGCCACCCGCTCGGTGAACCTGCGCCAACTGGGTCTGCAGGGGTCGCTCGCCCTGGTGCTTGCTCTGGGTGAGCGCCTGCTGGCGAATGTGTTGTTGCGGGCTGAGCAGGGCGCTGAAGCGCTGATGGCCAAGGGCGGGCGCTGGATTGCTCCGGCTCAGTTGTTGCGCGATCCCCTGCCCAAGCCAGCGCTGCAATGGTTTGCCGCGCTGGGGCTTGTTCTCTTGCTCGGTTTGCGGTGGAGGTACGGTGACGTCTGA
- a CDS encoding DUF3086 domain-containing protein translates to MSDDVSTPAPDTASEAPQADWQQLALRELQQQRDALEAEISTLSARRDQLQQDINSSFAGQSDSIARRVKGFQDYLVGALQELAVAAEQMELVVQPLVVQPSPLDQAAAQAASSTDAAPAAAPAAAGLFSADEPLIRERLQGFQGQPDFYADPWKLRRSLEASGASLLEDWFLNQGGRGAQPSSGSRNRNALITAAAISILGDLYGERFQTLVLAGTPERLGEWRRGLQDCLGLAREDFGPQSGIVLFERPDALIERADRLEERGELPFIVVDAAEPAVEIPILQFPIWLAFAGSPTELALDDDLL, encoded by the coding sequence ATGAGCGACGACGTCTCCACACCTGCGCCCGACACCGCCAGCGAGGCGCCGCAAGCGGACTGGCAACAGCTGGCCCTGCGCGAACTGCAGCAGCAGCGCGATGCCCTGGAAGCCGAAATCAGCACGCTGAGCGCACGCCGCGATCAGCTCCAACAAGACATCAACAGCAGCTTTGCCGGCCAATCGGATTCGATCGCCCGGCGGGTGAAAGGCTTTCAGGACTACTTGGTGGGAGCCCTGCAGGAGCTGGCCGTGGCGGCCGAACAGATGGAGCTGGTGGTGCAGCCCCTGGTGGTGCAGCCCTCCCCCCTGGATCAGGCGGCGGCCCAGGCCGCCAGCAGCACCGATGCAGCGCCCGCCGCAGCACCGGCCGCTGCGGGCCTGTTCAGTGCCGATGAGCCCCTGATCCGCGAGCGGCTTCAGGGCTTCCAGGGCCAGCCAGATTTCTATGCCGACCCGTGGAAGCTGCGCCGCAGCCTGGAGGCCTCCGGGGCGAGCCTGCTCGAAGACTGGTTCCTGAACCAGGGCGGCCGCGGCGCCCAGCCCAGCAGCGGCAGCCGCAACCGCAATGCCCTGATCACCGCGGCAGCCATCTCGATCCTGGGCGATCTCTACGGCGAGCGCTTCCAGACCCTGGTGTTGGCCGGAACCCCGGAACGGCTGGGCGAGTGGCGCCGCGGCCTGCAGGATTGCCTGGGCCTGGCCCGCGAAGACTTCGGCCCCCAGAGCGGCATCGTGCTGTTCGAGCGTCCGGATGCCCTGATCGAACGGGCCGATCGCCTGGAAGAACGGGGCGAGCTCCCCTTCATCGTGGTGGATGCCGCTGAACCGGCTGTGGAGATCCCGATCCTTCAATTCCCGATCTGGCTGGCCTTTGCCGGAAGCCCCACCGAACTCGCCCTCGACGACGACCTGCTGTGA
- the proC gene encoding pyrroline-5-carboxylate reductase, whose amino-acid sequence MSSFSPASFGVIGLGRMAQALLFPLLESGQLNAAVVQAAVASPASAERLRAQRPDLQVSTEAAAAWGSAAVLLAVKPQQLDAVAAAAPAPSGVEPPLLMSVLAGVTLARLQRLFPGWRIVRAVPNTPCLVRAGLTGLAWGDGVSADQQEWVEQLFAQVGEVLQLPESQLDAFLALTSSGPAFVALVAEAMADGAVAAGLPRVQAHHLAQRTLAGTAALLQEQQLHPAQLKDMVSSPGGTTIAGLRALESAGLRAALIEAVVAAAERSRQLG is encoded by the coding sequence TTGAGCAGCTTTTCCCCCGCCAGCTTTGGGGTGATCGGCCTGGGCCGGATGGCCCAGGCCTTGCTGTTTCCCCTGCTGGAGAGCGGTCAGCTCAACGCGGCCGTGGTGCAGGCCGCCGTGGCGTCCCCGGCTTCTGCAGAGCGTTTGCGTGCCCAGCGCCCGGATCTCCAGGTGAGCACCGAGGCGGCGGCGGCCTGGGGCTCGGCTGCGGTGCTCCTGGCGGTGAAGCCGCAGCAACTCGATGCCGTAGCGGCCGCTGCTCCAGCCCCCAGTGGTGTTGAGCCGCCCTTGCTCATGTCTGTGTTGGCGGGTGTGACCCTGGCCCGCCTGCAGCGCCTCTTCCCTGGTTGGCGGATTGTGCGGGCCGTGCCCAATACCCCTTGTCTGGTGCGCGCTGGTCTCACCGGCTTGGCCTGGGGTGATGGGGTGTCGGCAGACCAGCAGGAGTGGGTGGAGCAGCTGTTTGCCCAGGTGGGCGAAGTGCTGCAGCTGCCGGAGAGCCAGCTGGATGCCTTCTTGGCCCTCACCTCCTCAGGGCCCGCCTTCGTGGCGCTGGTGGCTGAGGCCATGGCCGATGGTGCTGTCGCGGCTGGCTTGCCCCGGGTGCAAGCCCACCACCTCGCCCAGCGCACCCTGGCTGGCACAGCGGCCTTGCTGCAGGAGCAGCAGCTCCATCCCGCTCAGCTCAAAGACATGGTGAGCAGCCCCGGGGGCACCACCATTGCCGGCCTTCGCGCTCTCGAAAGCGCTGGCCTGCGCGCGGCGTTGATCGAGGCCGTGGTGGCCGCGGCGGAACGTAGCCGCCAGCTGGGCTGA
- a CDS encoding PipX family protein, with protein sequence MSTERYLNHPTFGLLYRVAEVAEGRDLYATLYAQRMFFVVTLQERGAQFEVIPLMDARHLAEQNLARARREGPQAHARWRQLFDQTFI encoded by the coding sequence GTGAGCACAGAGCGTTATCTCAACCACCCCACCTTCGGGTTGCTCTACCGCGTGGCCGAGGTGGCTGAGGGGCGTGATCTCTACGCGACGCTCTATGCCCAGCGCATGTTTTTTGTGGTGACCCTGCAGGAGCGCGGCGCTCAATTTGAGGTGATTCCGTTGATGGATGCGCGGCACCTCGCGGAGCAAAACCTCGCCCGTGCCCGCCGGGAAGGGCCGCAAGCCCATGCGCGCTGGCGTCAACTGTTCGATCAAACCTTCATTTGA